In Synechococcales cyanobacterium T60_A2020_003, the sequence ATTTGCCAACGCATCCACCGTTTTGGTTACAGGCATACTTTCCCCCGTGAGGGCAGACTCATCCACGCTTAGGTTCATGGCCTCCAGCACTTTGGCATCTGCTGCAACATAGGTTCCAGGGCGCAGCACGAGAACGTCCCCAGGAACGACCCTCTGAGCCTCTATTTCCTGGCGTTGCCCATCTCGGATCACCCACGCTGAGGGACTAGCTAAATGCTTGAGAGAGCGAATGATGCGCTCCGAACTCAGAATTGGTATGATTGGATTGAGTAGGTAAAAGTCACCCAGTTAGACGCAATGGGCGTGACGCTCGGCGTGAGTGACAGCACTCAAAAACAATCTCTACGTCTCGACTTTCCAACAACGGCTAAAAGGGTGATGTCATTGCAGCGAATGATGGGTGCAATGTTTACCGAAAGCCGAGCTAAATTGGGTGGGGACACATCTGGGGATAATCATTAAGGCAAGCATGGGAATAAGAGTCTTTTCGTGGGACTGATCTACCCCTTGATTTGCTGAAACTGCTCTAATAGCCAAGCGCTGACCTTCCCATGATTCGTATTGCGCGATCGCTGCAACGCCGTTTTCAACACTGCAATATCTAAACCTGGCAACACCTGCGATCGCTGAATTCTGCGGCTGCCCTGATTTTCAACTGCAAACGCAATGATCTCAACCGACTGCACATCCACGATCCAGTATTCCCCCACACCCAAATCCTCATAGAGCAAGCGCTTATTGCCCGTATCATCTGACAAAGACGTACTAGCAATTTCAATCACCAGATCGGGAGATGGGTATTGATCCAAATTCACGATGCCTGTTCCCCACGGAATAGCCTCCGCTGCGCTGCCAATGTAAAACGACACATCAGGCTGAGCCTCACTCACGCCAGGTTTGCGGTAAGTACAGTTGTCTTTTCCGTTTAAATCAA encodes:
- a CDS encoding Uma2 family endonuclease, giving the protein MPNTRIPTDTWITTSWEDYLRDVGDPAYANAKSYYYNHQVRVEMSPVGNDHASDHSIVIYAVTLFAAINGIDLNGKDNCTYRKPGVSEAQPDVSFYIGSAAEAIPWGTGIVNLDQYPSPDLVIEIASTSLSDDTGNKRLLYEDLGVGEYWIVDVQSVEIIAFAVENQGSRRIQRSQVLPGLDIAVLKTALQRSRNTNHGKVSAWLLEQFQQIKG